Proteins found in one Thermoplasma sp. Kam2015 genomic segment:
- a CDS encoding trehalose-6-phosphate synthase, producing the protein MKYIVVSSRCPFSHEKVAGKESIKENVGGVATALRRSMEKHGGTWICWGDGKLDGKYLEEDTGKYKIKRVLLSMPEKKGYYDLYSNRTLWPLFHYFRERVKYTDNGYEIYRRVNEKFARSIMESVSGDEVIWIHDYQLALVPKILRDSGIKNRIIFTWHIPWVSKEMFETLPESDDLIKSLSSSDFITFHTETYKKNFDDLLTETSRVKSFVVPLGIDFRYFSNSRGGDIKSYTLRDRKMIFSIDRLDYTKGLVNRVLAIEELLKRHPDLAGKFVYIMIVTPSRTTVSDYVAMKRELEMHIGRINGEFGSISWMPILYMYRKISDRMLVSYYKNADIALITPLIDGLNLVSKEFVASTDKGVLILSRFAGASNCLDGAVIVNPNSLGEVAEAIYKAMNMSEEEIHDRLTRMKKQVSKKDTDWWIRRINAIAMRKINDRWSA; encoded by the coding sequence ATGAAGTATATAGTGGTTTCCAGCAGATGTCCATTCTCCCATGAGAAGGTTGCAGGTAAAGAGTCCATAAAGGAGAACGTAGGTGGAGTAGCCACCGCACTCCGCAGATCCATGGAGAAACATGGCGGGACATGGATCTGCTGGGGTGATGGTAAGCTGGATGGAAAATATCTGGAAGAGGATACTGGAAAATACAAGATAAAGAGAGTACTGCTCAGCATGCCAGAAAAGAAAGGATATTACGATCTCTATTCAAACCGTACGCTCTGGCCACTGTTTCACTATTTCAGGGAAAGAGTCAAGTACACAGACAATGGCTATGAAATTTACAGGCGGGTGAACGAGAAATTTGCCAGATCAATAATGGAGTCGGTTTCTGGTGACGAAGTGATCTGGATACACGATTATCAGCTCGCACTCGTTCCGAAGATATTGAGAGACAGCGGAATAAAGAACAGGATAATATTCACATGGCATATTCCATGGGTATCCAAAGAGATGTTCGAGACGCTTCCGGAGAGCGATGATCTGATCAAAAGTCTCTCCAGTTCGGATTTCATAACCTTTCACACGGAAACTTACAAGAAAAACTTTGATGATCTTCTCACAGAAACATCGAGAGTCAAAAGCTTCGTTGTTCCCCTTGGTATAGATTTCAGGTACTTCAGCAATTCCAGGGGCGGTGATATAAAGAGCTATACCCTCAGGGATAGAAAGATGATATTTTCAATAGATAGGCTTGATTATACCAAGGGTCTAGTGAACCGTGTACTTGCCATTGAGGAGTTATTGAAGCGGCATCCAGATCTTGCAGGGAAATTTGTTTACATAATGATAGTCACCCCAAGCAGGACTACCGTATCGGATTATGTTGCAATGAAGAGAGAGCTGGAGATGCACATAGGACGAATCAACGGTGAATTTGGATCAATTAGCTGGATGCCTATACTTTACATGTACAGAAAGATATCAGACAGGATGCTAGTATCCTATTATAAAAATGCAGATATAGCGTTGATAACGCCTCTAATAGATGGTCTCAATCTTGTCTCCAAAGAGTTTGTGGCCTCCACAGATAAAGGAGTACTCATACTCTCAAGATTTGCTGGTGCTTCTAACTGTCTGGATGGAGCGGTTATCGTTAATCCAAACAGCCTGGGAGAAGTGGCAGAAGCGATATATAAGGCTATGAACATGAGCGAGGAAGAGATCCATGATCGTCTCACCAGAATGAAGAAGCAGGTATCTAAGAAGGATACGGACTGGTGGATAAGGCGTATAAATGCAATAGCTATGAGGAAAATCAATGATAGATGGTCAGCTTAA
- the otsB gene encoding trehalose-phosphatase, which produces MIDGQLKDAIQQIIRNDPIIFLDYDGTLVPIIMNPEDSYADDDLKNLLSETKARFDTFIVTGRSPEEIRRFLPIDINLICYHGACSIINGRIEYHNGSDRFIPVFDEIYEVTRSWTTQFPGLRIYRKRMAVLYHLGLMDSRFLQELRSKIEEMARTRGVEVYYGKMIIELRVPGVNKGSAIRSVRCGRPAIIAGDDATDELAFELNEDAVTIKVGDGSSSAKFRLSDYREMRSVLRFILSI; this is translated from the coding sequence ATGATAGATGGTCAGCTTAAAGACGCTATTCAGCAAATTATCAGAAATGATCCCATAATTTTCCTTGATTATGATGGCACCCTGGTTCCCATAATAATGAATCCAGAGGATAGTTATGCGGATGATGATCTAAAGAATCTGTTGTCGGAGACCAAAGCAAGGTTTGATACATTCATTGTAACGGGGCGATCTCCGGAGGAGATAAGAAGGTTCCTTCCTATAGATATCAATTTGATATGCTATCATGGGGCCTGTTCAATCATCAACGGCAGGATCGAATATCACAATGGGTCTGATCGGTTCATACCGGTGTTTGATGAAATATATGAAGTCACAAGATCATGGACTACACAATTCCCTGGTCTCAGGATATACAGGAAGAGAATGGCCGTGCTCTACCATCTAGGGTTGATGGACAGCCGGTTTTTGCAGGAACTGAGATCCAAAATAGAAGAGATGGCCAGAACACGCGGTGTTGAAGTGTATTATGGGAAGATGATAATAGAACTACGTGTACCTGGAGTAAATAAAGGATCGGCCATAAGATCGGTTAGATGTGGTAGGCCAGCTATAATTGCGGGCGATGACGCGACTGATGAACTGGCATTTGAGCTCAATGAGGACGCGGTCACCATAAAGGTAGGAGATGGATCATCAAGTGCAAAATTCAGGCTTTCAGACTATAGAGAAATGCGTTCGGTCTTAAGATTCATCCTTTCAATTTAG
- a CDS encoding recombinase family protein, whose product MGKIYTVREACDILQIDATTLMRWDREGKIHCIRLSDNFRRVPEEEINRVLGIKNNRVDAVYARVSSNDQKNDLYNQMNRLRSSYPDAIVYSDIRSGLKFNREGFNELLNRIENDEINNI is encoded by the coding sequence ATGGGTAAAATATACACAGTAAGGGAAGCATGCGATATACTGCAGATAGATGCAACCACATTAATGAGATGGGATCGTGAAGGAAAAATACACTGCATAAGATTATCAGATAATTTCAGGAGAGTACCAGAAGAGGAAATAAACAGAGTATTGGGAATAAAAAACAATAGAGTAGATGCAGTATATGCAAGGGTATCATCAAATGACCAGAAGAATGATTTATACAATCAAATGAACAGATTAAGATCATCATATCCCGATGCTATTGTATATTCAGATATAAGATCAGGATTAAAGTTCAACAGAGAGGGATTCAATGAATTATTGAATAGAATAGAGAACGATGAGATTAATAATATTT
- a CDS encoding alcohol dehydrogenase catalytic domain-containing protein, translating to MKAVYAVKQDKIENEPLKYGDLDLPAIEEGQVLVKVQANGVCHSDLHIIEGDFPLPKELFPLVPGHEIVGEVVESKNRNVKEGERVGIGWFYSACGQCEYCTSGRENLCPNATVTGINRWGGYAEYAILDGNYVSKIPEGLDSAEAAPLFCAGITAYSSVRKIGPKVGDRVAVFGVGGLGFYAIQMIEAAGARAIAVTSSHNKVAEMAGASEVIEEPKEGYDAAIVFAPNSSIVAKAVRSVKPGGTVVVPAIMDKIEVPFQYFTWEKNITSVASGFRSETRSVLKLAADGKLKSMIKTMPLSEAKTALMDLKRGRVQGRIVLKP from the coding sequence ATGAAAGCCGTCTACGCAGTAAAACAGGATAAAATTGAGAATGAACCTCTTAAATACGGCGATCTGGATCTTCCAGCTATCGAAGAGGGACAGGTACTTGTAAAAGTCCAGGCAAATGGTGTATGTCATAGCGATCTACATATAATTGAGGGGGATTTCCCACTTCCAAAGGAACTATTCCCGCTGGTGCCTGGACATGAGATTGTTGGAGAGGTCGTTGAGAGCAAAAACAGGAACGTGAAAGAAGGAGAAAGAGTGGGGATAGGATGGTTCTATTCTGCATGCGGCCAATGCGAATACTGCACCAGCGGTAGAGAAAACCTCTGTCCAAACGCTACCGTGACAGGGATAAATCGATGGGGAGGATACGCGGAATACGCCATCCTCGATGGAAACTACGTGTCTAAAATACCGGAGGGACTGGACAGTGCTGAGGCGGCCCCACTGTTCTGCGCTGGAATAACCGCATATTCTTCTGTAAGGAAGATCGGCCCGAAGGTTGGAGATAGGGTGGCGGTATTCGGCGTAGGCGGACTTGGTTTCTATGCCATACAGATGATAGAGGCGGCTGGAGCGAGGGCTATCGCGGTCACCTCGTCCCACAACAAAGTAGCCGAAATGGCTGGCGCGAGTGAAGTGATTGAAGAACCAAAGGAAGGATATGATGCTGCTATAGTATTCGCTCCAAACAGCAGCATAGTGGCGAAAGCAGTAAGATCTGTTAAACCTGGCGGCACAGTTGTCGTTCCTGCAATAATGGACAAGATAGAGGTACCTTTTCAGTATTTCACCTGGGAGAAGAACATAACAAGTGTGGCCAGTGGATTTAGGAGTGAGACCAGGTCTGTACTGAAGCTCGCTGCTGACGGCAAGCTAAAGTCAATGATCAAGACCATGCCGTTGTCTGAGGCAAAGACTGCGCTGATGGATCTGAAGAGAGGTAGAGTTCAGGGAAGGATCGTACTCAAACCTTGA
- a CDS encoding tryptophan--tRNA ligase: MINPWSSSDFFDYERLKKEFGIEEMNYNFDNFLFRRHLILGQRSIDYIDYALKNSLKFNVMTGLMPSGEMHLGNKSAIDQVIFFQKLGGRVSIAVADLESYSTRGISLEKARNVAIEKYILNYIAMGLEPCEIYFQSKNSDVQFLAYMLGNRTNMNELRSLYGFTDTHDLLHINSPLIQAADVLHTQMKKYGGPAPTIVPVGFDQDPHIRLMRDLSKRMRIFNIQYDRDLIVSVRGKDDPKEFIDLAYDYLSKTYTNVKKDYEYRVVRCEGVSEGDLVKIDLDLANIESKYNDFTFVPPSATYQKLMKGLKGGKMSSSVPDSLISLNDDPKEAKRKIMSGMTGGRDTEEEQRRLGGEPEKCPIFDLYNYEIEDDKYVKEVYEDCKNGRRMCGFCKREIAEKMSSWLSELSKKREEAREKLSLYIHE; this comes from the coding sequence ATGATTAATCCTTGGTCATCATCAGATTTCTTTGATTATGAGCGATTGAAGAAAGAGTTTGGGATAGAAGAGATGAACTATAACTTCGATAATTTCCTTTTCAGAAGGCATCTCATCCTCGGGCAAAGATCCATAGATTACATTGATTACGCACTGAAGAACAGCCTGAAATTCAATGTGATGACTGGACTGATGCCGTCTGGTGAGATGCATCTTGGCAATAAGAGCGCCATCGATCAGGTCATATTCTTTCAGAAACTTGGCGGAAGAGTTTCGATAGCGGTGGCTGATCTTGAATCCTATTCGACCAGAGGCATTAGCCTGGAAAAGGCAAGGAATGTGGCCATAGAAAAGTATATACTAAATTACATCGCAATGGGGCTGGAACCATGCGAGATCTATTTTCAGTCAAAAAATAGCGACGTGCAGTTCTTAGCTTATATGCTGGGCAACAGAACAAATATGAACGAACTTCGCTCACTCTACGGATTCACGGATACTCATGATCTGCTTCACATAAATTCTCCGCTTATTCAGGCAGCGGACGTTCTGCATACTCAAATGAAGAAATATGGAGGCCCTGCACCAACGATTGTACCCGTCGGCTTTGATCAGGATCCACACATCAGACTGATGAGGGATCTCTCCAAGAGGATGAGGATATTCAACATACAGTATGACAGGGATCTTATCGTTTCAGTGCGAGGCAAAGATGATCCAAAGGAATTCATCGATCTGGCCTATGACTATCTTTCCAAGACATACACCAATGTGAAAAAGGATTATGAATATCGTGTTGTCAGATGCGAAGGAGTAAGTGAAGGTGATCTTGTAAAGATAGATCTGGATCTGGCGAATATTGAAAGCAAGTATAATGATTTCACCTTTGTTCCTCCATCTGCCACCTATCAGAAGTTGATGAAAGGTCTCAAGGGCGGCAAGATGTCCTCCTCCGTTCCTGATTCCCTGATATCACTCAATGATGACCCAAAGGAAGCAAAGAGAAAGATCATGTCCGGAATGACTGGAGGCAGAGATACTGAGGAGGAACAGCGTAGGCTTGGCGGTGAGCCTGAGAAATGCCCAATATTCGATCTCTATAATTATGAAATAGAGGACGATAAATACGTGAAGGAGGTTTATGAGGACTGTAAAAACGGCAGAAGAATGTGCGGTTTTTGCAAACGCGAGATAGCCGAAAAGATGTCTAGCTGGCTTTCAGAACTTTCCAAAAAAAGGGAAGAGGCGAGAGAGAAACTCTCACTTTATATTCATGAATAG